The Gemmatimonadota bacterium genome segment GTGGTGGCGGCCGAAGGGGCGGCGCAGATCAACGACGCGATCACGTGGGCCAAGGCCGAGGGGGTGAAGCTGGTGATCCGCGGCGGGCGCGACGCGCTGTTCGTGGCCGACCGGCTCAAGGCGGAGAACGTCCCGGTGATTCTCACGTCGACGATGTCGGCCCCGGATCGGGACTACGAAGGGTACGACGGGGCATATGCGACGCCGGCCAAACTGCATGCAGCGGGCGTGAGGTTCGCCATCTCCGGCGGTTCGGGGGGGCTCTACAGCAATCGCCTGCCGTGGGAGGCCGGTGTTGCGGTCGCCTTCGGCCTGCCGGAGGAAGAGGCGCTCAAGGCTGTCACCATCAACGCCGCCGAGTTCCTGGGAGTGTCCGACAAGGTGGGGTCGCTCGAGGTCGGGAAGGAGGCGACGCTGCTGATCACGACGGGGACGCCGCTGGACATGACGAGCAACATCATCCAGTCGTACATCCAGGGGCGCGAGATCAACATGATGGACATCCACAAGCTCTTCTTCCAGAAGTACATGGAGAAGATCAAGCAGCAGACGCCGAAGAAGGTGGTGCCGTGAACGGTGGCGCGCGCTCACTCGTTGACCTGTGAGAGCGTCGCCGCATCAACACGGCTGATTTCGGAGGATTGTCGTGATGGATGCGCTAACCCGGGAATTCCTGATCGCCTGCGAGATGCACTCGCCATCGCGCCTGCGGGCGGTGCTGGACGCCGGCTTCGATGTCCACGCCCGATCGACGGGACGAGTCCCGTGATGCAGCTGGTCGAGATGTACTTCCGATCGGATCACTTTCCCCACTGTCTCGCGCTGTTGCTCGGCGCCGGCGCCGAGCTCGAGGATCCGCGGCTCGCCCCCGTGCTCCTGAACGACGCGGCGATGCTGGCCGACGCGATCACGCGCGATCCGCAGTTGGTGTCCCATCGCACCTCGCTTCGCTGCGCCTTCACGCCGCTCATCGGTGCCACGCTGCTGCACGTCGCGGCCGAGTACGGGCACCGCGCCGCCGCCGAAGTCCTGATCGCACACGGGGCTGACGTAAACGCACGCGCCGCGGTCGATGCCGACGGCTCAACGGGCACACGCCGCTGTTCCACACCGTGAATGCCAATGCCAACCGGTCGGCGCCGGTGATGGAGCTTGCTGGCGCACGGGGCCCGCACGGACCTTCTGCTCCCCCGGTATCACCGGGGACACGGCTTTCCGTGGGCCACGACCTGTTTCGACGTCACGCCGATCGCGTACGCGCAGCTGGGCGCGCTGCCGCAGTTCCAGCGAGCGGAGACCGACGTTGCCGCCAATGTGATCGCCATGCTCGGCGCTGCCGGTCGCCGGATCCCGTCCGACCTCAATGTGCCTAACCGCTACCTCAGGGCGGGTGATCCCCGCTCCCGCGCTTCGTTGCGTGCGGCTTGGTTGCGAAGGCTGAAGCGGCGGCTAACGTAGTGCGGACGCGCGCACCGCGACGAACGTCCGGCGAGCGGCGCTGACGAACTCCCGGCAGCGGCGGGTTGCACGATGGCAAAGGCAAAGTCCCTGACCGCGAAACAGCGCGAGGCGCTGCTGAGCGTATTGAAGGCCCGCTTCGAGCAGCACATGCAGCGGCATGCCGGTCTCGCGTGGGCCAAGGTGTACGCGAGGGTGGACGGCGCAGACGATCGGTTGTGGTCGCTCAACGAAATGGAACAGAGCGGCGGCGAGCCTGATGTGGTGGGCGTGGACGACACCACGGGCGAGTACCACTTCGTCGATTGCTCGGCCGAGAGCCCGAGTGGCCGGAGAAGTCTGTGCTACGATCAGGAGGCGCTGGAAGCGCGGAAGGAGAACAAGCCCAAGGGAGCGCGGCGGAGATGGCGAGCCGGATGGGCGTCGAGCTGCTGACGGAGGCGCAGTATCGCGCGCTGCAGGCGCTGGGCGAGTTCGACCGGAAGACGTCGAGTTGGGTGAAGACTCCCGCCAACATCCGAGCGCTCGGCGGCGCGGTCTTCTGCGATCGCCGCTACGACACGGTGTTCGTGTATCACAACGGGGCGGAGTCGTACTATGCCGCGCGGGGGTTCCGAGGGCTGCTCAAGGTGTGAGTGTCCGGCGCCATGTGCGCCGATCCATCTACAGTGTGCCGGCGACGCCGCAGCACGAAGAGCGCGACAGCGCGTGGTGGCGCGTCGGAATTGTGTCGGTCGCGCACGGCTGCGATCACGGTTCGTAACGTGATCGCCTCAGCTTGGACACTGCTGTATCGGTCGAGAACCGGCCGGTCCAGACTGTTGCAACATGGAAACCACCACTTCGACCGCCGCCGCGGATAGCATCGCCGTCTTCACAGCCGATCGGTTCGTGGAGGGGCTGTACGCCTCGCTCGCCTGGGAAGCAACGATTCAGCTCGGCGATGCCGCGATCTCATCGCGCCCTGGTCGAACGGGTATTGCGCCGCGCGTGGGACGAGCGCGATCGATTCGCGACCGCCGACGCGCTCCTGCGGCACGCGCGCGACGCGGCGCGCGACGCGATCGCGCGCGAGGCGGAACGTCGGCTGGACGTCACGAAGTTCGACGATGACACGCAGCGCATGCTCCCGTTGCCCGGAGACCTGCATGCCATGTCGGCCGTCGAGGTGCATCGTCGACTGGTGGAGCATGGGTCGGCCAATGGTATCGGCGACGTAGCGCCGCCGACGATCGCTCCGGCGTTCGCACCGGCAGCACCGGCAGCACCGGCAGCACCGGCAGCACCGGCAGCACCGGCAGCACCGGCAGCACCGGCAGCATCGGCAGCATCGGCAGCATCGGCAGCATCGGCAGCATCGGCAGCATCGGCACCATCGGCGTCACCGGCAGCGAGCTTTTCACCCGCAGCATCGGCGGCGCGGTCATCCGAAGTCACCGGCGGTCCGAGCCTCGCAATGCCATCGGCGAGCGCGCACGCATCGTCCAGCACCGTTGCTCACGTCGACGCCACTCGCGTGGCACGAGGGCGGTCGACTCCCGCGCCCGCGCCCGTGGTGGTTACCGATGCACCGCGGCGCATCGTTGCGACGCCCGAGCCGGCGGTCGGGGCGGGAGTCGCGCGACCGTCCGACGTTAGGCGCTCGTCTGCCGTACGCGAGCGTCCGCACCTGCGCGCGGCATCGTTCATCACGCACGAAGACCGCAAGGGCTTTCGGCCGCGCGTCGTGGCGGGCGCCCTCGCCCTCGTGGCGGTCTGCGCGGTGCTGGCATGGAAGGCCCTGGGCGGTGACTCGGCCGAGTCGGTCGCGATCGCCGCGCTCGACGCACCGAGCGGAGCGTCCGGGGCGACCAAGGACGGGGAACAACTCACGCTGGCGCTCCCAGGTGGCTCGATCGCCCGGCTGGGAGCGGGGGCGTCGATCAAAGCGAGTGCCACCTTTGGCGACGGTGCGCGTGCGCTCACGATCGCCGGGCCCGTCAGCGTCTCCGTGGCCGATCGCGAGGGTGCACCCGTCGCCTTCGGCACGGGAGCGCATCGCTGGGTCATGCACGAAGGGGTGGTCGCCTTTGCGCCTGACGGTGAGCGCCTGCTGGCGAAGGTCGACAGCGGAGTCGTCACGTTCGTCGCCGGCAAGAACCGGACATCGATCGAGAGCGGACGCACGGTCGCGGTCTCGGCCGACGGTTCCATCGTTCCGGTCGAGGGCGCGGCGCAGGACGAAGCGTTCTCCTGGCAACGCGGGCGATTGCAGCTGCGCGACGCGTCGATGCTCCAGCTGCGCGAGCGCATCCAGCAGTGGTATGGCCTCGACGTGCGCTTCGCCTCGCCTCGTGCCTCCAGCGAGCGGGTCACGCTCGACGTCCCGCTCGAGCCAGCCGACAGCCTGTTGGCCGCCCTGGCCACGCTCGGCGGCGGGGAGATCGAGCGCGCGGGAGGTGTGGTCACCGTTGGCCTAACGCAATCGAAGCCCGCGCGCCGCACGGCGGCGTCGCCGCGGCCCCGTGGACGCGAGTCCCTTTCGGCCTTACCGGCGATGCCGCGAATTCAGCCGCTGCCGACCATTCCGGACGAGTGATCGGGAGGTAGTCGATCTCGTCGATCACCACGAGGCTGGAACAGACGGAACGTCCTGCTGCGTCGCGGCCTTGCCTACTTCCCCTCGAACTTCCGGGCCACGTCCTCCGCCATTCGCTTGAGCATCGCCAGCTCGTCCGTCCCGTGATGGCGTGCCTCGACGGTGATCAGGTAGCGATAGCGCGTTACTACGGTCACCTTCGAGTCCTTGTTGTCCTTGTCGAATTCCTCCGTGCCCCAGGTGAATGGGGTGTCCATCTTCAGCGTCGTCATGCGACGGTGCGCGTCTTCCTGGCTGAGGTTCATCATCATCGGGAGCGCCATGATCCCATACGCGGACTGGGTACCGCCGAAATCGACCAGCGTAACCTGCACGCTCGGGGCGCTGCCATCGGGGGGGGCCGGCTTGCTGAACGTCTGCTCGGCCTGTGACATCGAGAAGCCGGTCATGCTCTGGCTTGACCCACTTGGCTCCTCGTCCGCCTTGTAGCCGTCTGGCGCCGATGGGAGGTACTTCTGAAGTTCCTGGTACCCCATCGCGACGGTATCACCCCTGCTCCGTCGCTCCTCCTGGAACTTGGCCGCTTCGTTCTGGTTGTCCACGATTTGTGGCGCCGCCGCAGCCGCGGCTTGCGCGGCGTTGGCCGCATTCTTCACGTCCTGAGCCTTCTCTCCACAGCCGACGACGGCGATGCCGGCTACAACCGCGAGAATGCGTGTGCGCATGGTCCCCTTCCTGCTGGAGTGAGGTGCGACCATCCCCTACGAGCGAACCCATAGCCTGAACGGCCGATACACTCAATCGGGGAAGCCACGCGACGTCGGGACGTGTCTCCCTGATGCGTGTCACCGTTCACGCATCCGGCGGTCGACCTCGTCGCCGATGTCAAGCCGGGTGTGGAGTCGCCGAGCGCTCGCGCACGACCTCGCGTACGCGCGCAAAGTTCTCCTCCGTACAGTGTATCCCGACCGGTTTGGAGCCGAGGGCTGCGCGAACCTGGATGTACCGACTTCGCGCGTCGATGGTGACCTTGCGAACGTCACGCCATGCGATGAACGCGCCCTGCTCTGCGCTGGCCAGGAGTCCTGCGCCGATGGCGGCCGGGGACCGCGACAGGAGTCCGATGAGTGTAGCCGCGTCCGCCGCACCGCGCGCACCCTTGCCGAGCCGGAAGTGCACGCCGCGGTTTGTCACGGCGTAGCCCGCGGTGAATCCTCCCGTCACGTCAATGACGATACCGACGGCAGCCCACAGGAACGCGAACAGGGCGAGTCCGCCCACGAGCACGATCAACCCGTCGTACGCGCCTGACGCGAGCGCCACGACGACGCTGAACAGCGTCACCGGGATGCCGAACACGAGGACGAAGCTCTTCCACAGTCTCGCACTGACGAGCATCCGGATGCGGACGGTCCATCCGGGAAGGAGGAGTTCCTCGGTGTCGTGCATTCTCACGCTCAGCTAGCGCCCGAACTTCACGGCACCTTCCATCACGGTGCCCATGTCGTCGATGATCTCGTGCACGCTCGACTTGCCGGTGAGCGCCGCGAGTTTGTGTCGCGCGGTGATGGGACCGATGCGGTTGGCACCGAAGTCCTCCATGACTTCCTGCACCTGCTTCCAGTGCGCGCGCGCCTGCCGCAGCGCCTCCTTCTGCGCCGGGGTGGTCGCCTTCGCGGCGGCCAGCACCGGATCCAGCTTCGTCTTCATGTCCTTCGCCGTACCTCGACAGATCTCCTGCAGCTTCGCGGCTTCTCCCATCGATGCGTTGTTGCGAAACTCCCAACCCTTGACGCTCGTGACGTCGGCGGCCTGCTGCGCCAATTCGGCCTTGAGCTTCGCGATGTTGGCCGGATCGCGCAGGTCTGACAGCCAGCCTTCGAACTTGCCCGTCGACCGGTCGCCAACGTCCTTGTACGCTTCGACGTTGACGCTCGTGGTCACCATCTCCCAGGCCTCCTCGGCGCTCTTCCCGGTCTTCTCCTTGAAGGCGCGATCGTAGGCATCGCGCGCCTCACGTTGCCACTCGGACACGCTCGATGGCTTGCCGTTGCGCAGGATCGCGCCCTTCGACGAGGGCGAGATCGTAGTCCATGCCGGCGGTGCCGGAGCTGCTCGCATTACGCACCGGCTGCACCTCCTGCGGGTTGAATCCCTTCTCCGCCATGCGCTCGTGGAAGCGCGCTTCGACGGTGGCGTGGATCGCCCGGTGATAGCTCTCGTAGGCGCGAATCGTCGCCGGCTTGGCCTGGCCCGACTTCAGCAGGTACATCTTGGCATGCTGGTCGGCATTGATCTCATTGGCTTGCTTCATCACGGCAGACTGCAGCTCCTTGATCTTCTTCGCTGACGCGCCGCTCGAGCCGGCGGCCTGCAGTTCGGCCTGGGCACGTTCGAAGGCTTCAACCTTCGCCTTTCCTGCTGCCTGATCGCGACGGAACTCGCGAGCGTTCACGAACTCCTGCGCGGTGGGCATGCGTCCGGTCGCACGAGGCGGGGCGAACGCGGGGCCACCGCCAATCCTTGCCACGGCGAACTGCGAGGCCTTGCCGGAGAGCCAACCGATGGCGAGCCCCTTGCCGCCTTCCTTGAGCGCACCAGGCCAGCCGCCGCCGTCCTGATAGCCATCAAACGACGAGACCCCCACCATCCCCACCGTGGACGACCACGCGACGCTCGACTTCAGCGCTTCCTTCACGCTGCCGCTGGCGATGTATCCCGTGGTGCCGGCGTACCCCATCGTACCGGCGCGGGCCAGCCACGTTGGCGCCGCGTAGACCACCCCCAACTCGCTCATGCCGGCCGACACCACGATCGTGCTTGCCGCGATGACGCTGTTCGCCACGAAGATGTTCTGCTCGGCGTCCAGCGCCGCCTCGTCGCCGAGCGCGCCCTGTCGCTGCCAGTAGCCGGTCACCTGACCGTGGAGCGCATTCGCGACGCGGCGAATGGCGGCGAAGTCGGCGCGCGCGATCGCCCCGCTCTCCAGCAGCTGCTTGCGCGCGAAGTCACGTAGCGCGTCGGCGTCCTCGCCCAGCGCCGCAAGGCGCAGGATCGCCGCCATCTCGCGCTGCGCTTCCTGCATGGCGAGCTGGTTCTCGCGGGTGTTGGCGATGAAGGCGTCGTGCGCGAACTCGTCGAACGGACTGCGCGTGTGCACCGGTTGTCCGGACTCGAGCGAGGCGATCAGGTCCTGCTCGGCGAGCTTGCTCGTCTCGGCCTGCATGATCTGGAAGTCGAGCGCGCGTGCCGCGGCCGGATCGGTGGCCTGTCCACGATCAGCGCGCAGCCGCGCGAGCGTCTGGTCGATGTATGCGACGTTCGATTGCAGCTCTTCGATGCGCTGCCGGTTCACGTCGCTCGCGGACTCGATCAGCACGGGTTGCGGGGCCGCGGCAGCTGCGGATTCCTGCTGAAGGACGTAGGTGTAGGTCTCGTCGTACTCACCAAAATCGGTGGACCCTGCCGAAACGATGGCCGGCGTGCGCACCTCGTACAGCAGCCGCCAGCTCTGGCCAGGCTTGCCTGCGGGCGCCGTGAGCGCTTCGGCGAACGCACCCGTCGCGCTGCGAGTACCGATCTCGTTCGGCAGGAGGTAGCCGTCGATGCCAAATGGGTACGGGAACTTGAGCTCCGGATACCGCGCGGTCGTGAAGCCGATTGGCGCGGCGACGACCACGAATCCCGCGCGCATACTCCACAGCGCAATGCCGGGAAGCCGCTCGGACGAGTAGAGCATCCCGGTCATGCCGGCGGTCTGAGCGATCCCGCGCGAAGATCACCGGACTGCTTGATTGAATAGGTGGCCGTCGAGCCAAACGACGCACCGACGGCGAGCCGCATCGGCGGTGGCGTGAAGTTGACACGGACCGTGCTGGACAACGTCACGCGCCGTGTTTCCGTCGGGAGATACACGTCCGTGAACTGCGTCACGTCGAAGCGTACACCGTGGCTTTCGGGGGTGTACTTGTGCTCGGTCGTGTTGGGATGGTCCCCGATGTAGTAACCGACCGCATCGTACCCATCGTCCTTCATCTTCTTCAGCTTCGGCTCCACGCTCTGCAACACCCACACGAGGCCGTCGGCGGCAGCGTTCACGACCGCCGTCCCCGATGTCGTGGCCAGCACCGCGCGCGGCGACGGTTTCACCAGCTGTGCGGTCACGGCAAACGATCCCGCTTTCGCGAAGGTGTGAGGCAGCGACTTCGCCCGCGACGATGCCTTCGTGCCGTCGCCAAAGCTCCACTCGATCACGTACGCCGCCGGCAGCCTGCTCGCCTGCACGGTGAAGGTGACGGGCTCCCCCACGGTGGCGTGCACCGACGACGGTACCAGGCGAAACGCCGGCACCAGCTGCTGTGTCACCGTGAGTGCCGAGTCGTGATGCGCACGAACACGCGCCTTGGCTTGCGTGGCATCCGGTGGATCGCCGAGCGCATCGACTTGCTGGCCGATGTCGGCCATGCGTCGGGTCAGGGACTGTAACAGCAGCAGCTGCTGCTGCGCGATGGCCAGTGCCTCACGGGTGGCCGATTCGTTGTTGTACGACGACGCCATCACCGCCTCGCGCCACGCGGCCTCGAGTTCGGCCGAGACCATGGGAATCGAGGAGCGGAGCGCGAGGAACTCCTGCAGGAGCGGGAGCAGCGCGTTGAGATAGGCGACGGCTTCCGGCGTGGGGAAGTCGTAGAGGGGCGCCCATTTCGACTCGAACTGCCGAGTCTCGTCAGGTGACATCGCCCCCTGCATGCTGCGCATCGCCTCCACGGCCGCCGACACTGCACCGGTGAACTGCGTGGGGGTGATGGTCGCGACGCTCAATCGCGGGGCGAGCGTTAACGTGGGCAAGGACTGTGCAGCTGGGGGCTGCACGGCCGTCGCTGGCGATGGTGGTGGGGGTGGTGACCTCGGCGGCGGCTTCTGCGGCGATGCCGTTCGAAACGACAGTACGCTGCACAGGAGAACGAAGCCGGTGCGTGATGCGCACGACCGGACACCGACCCGACGTTTCGGCTTGGAGAGCATGATTCGGCCTTCGAGAGGCAGAGATCCATCGTTACGCTCACATGCCGGGCTGCAGTGTAGTGGGAATGCTTACGGCAGCGGAACTAAGTCAGGATGAGCGCGTGTTCGGGAGATGTTGCCGCACCATCACCGCGCCCGGCGCGTAGACTTGGCGAAGCGCAGGTCGGTATCGGCCAGACGTGCCGCCGTAGCCTGCGTGACGCGACCCCCAACCGCGGCTGACTCACGACGCAAGCCAATCAGCAGGCATCCATGAACCCCGTCACAGACATTCGCGAACGACGCAACCTCGGACGTGTCTCGTGCGCGTTGATACCGCACACCCTCTCAGAGAGCGCGATGGACCTCGCCGACCGCGCCGTACAGAGCGTCGGCCTGCGAGCGCTCGAAGACGCCTGGCTCGAGATTAGCGAGAGCGACGCGGAGTCGATCGCGACCGGCATTCTGCACCGCGACCTCGCCTATCACACGGAGATCATGCCGTTGGCGCTGGCCGCCGAGCTGGCGAGCGAGCTGTTGTCGCAGGTGCCGCAGCCCATGACGTGCTTCACTAACGGCGACTGGGCGGAGGCCTTCAGCGAGAACCTGGAGTCGCTTGACTCGGTCGGCTTCGATCCGATCTCCGATGCCGCGCTCGACGCCGGGATCATCTGCGTGGGCGACGGAGTGACGGCGCTGCTCTGGGAGGACGAGGACCAGGACGTCAGGGGCGCGAGGGGGGGGGCGCGACGCGCCTGGTTGGCGCGGCCTCCGTCACCGCGTGAGAGTGAAGTGCCCGCTGGCGCCCGTCGTGCCGTTGATGTTGATGTCGACGGCGTGCTTTCCGGGGTAGTAGCGCCGGGTGGTGACCACCTTCATGGAGTGGCGCTTCGTCAGGTGCAACTCGCCACCGGCGGGGAGCGTCACGCGCCATCCCTTGAAGACCTTGGGTGATGTGCGGCCGTCCTGCTTCTGGTGATGCCCCACGTAGTCGATCACCAACGGCTGCGGCGACCGGGCGGTCGAGCGCAGGGTCAGCGTCATCGTGAACGACTCGCCGACGGCCACCCGGCGCGGCGTGATGGTCAGCGCCGCCGTCCCCCTGAAGTCCCGCCCGAGCCCCCACGCTGATAGCACGCGGCGATCGCCGCGCTTGATGAGGGTGCGGCTGGCGTGCTGCAACAGCGCGCGCCGCTCGTCGCTGGCATGCTTCAGGTGCTCCTCGAGCCACTGCGCAACGATGGCCGGATGATCTTTGGCGATGTCGTTGAGGTGATTGGCCACGCTCCGTCGCACGTATTCGCTCGGGTCATCCTGCAGGGCGCTGAGAAGCGGGAGCGTGGGCGATGGGTCGGCGATGAGTGCCTTGAGCTGCAACCCCCACGGGAGGCGTGGGCGGCTCCCCTCGCTCACCAGGCGCCGCACATGGGCGCTGGGGTCGGTGGTCCACCGCCTGAGCGTGGCAAAGGCGAGTTCGGGATGGGCCACGATGATCGGGCGGATCGCGAACTCGGCGGTGAAACGCTGCGTGAAGGCGTGCAACGCCTGCAGTGCGCGCTCCGGTCGGGCGAGGCCGCGACGTGCCACGTACTCGCCCGCCGACCAGAGGATCCACCCCTTGAGGCCGTCATCGGCGAGTTGGAGCCCCGCCATGTTATCCCCAGACTCGGCTGGCGCGAGTGCGCCCTCTAGGATGCCGGCCGCTTGCGCGAAATCGTCAGGAAGCGTCGCCTCGAGCGCGTCGGCGACCTGCATGGCGCGCGCCTTGAGTTCGAGCGATTCCAGCCCGCGCACGCTCAGCGCGGTGAACCGCGGTGCGTCGAACGCGGGCCACACGCGTTGCAGCTGCTGCGCGGCGGCGTGCACCAGCGCGGGCTTGATGAGGTGCTTGAACGGCTCGGCCAGGGACGGGCTCCGTGCGGGGGGCGTCCTGAATATGCGCGTCGCTAGCCGACGCTCGCCACCACGGCCTGGTGCGTCGATGCGTCAGCCGGAATCAGGTGCTCCACGCGCAGCGACGCGAGGGTGATGTCCTGCGGGGTGCCGAAGGTCGTGAAGAGGCTGAAGAACGACAGGTCACCAGCTGCCGTTGTGTAGGTGGCGGCGAGCACGGGGGCCGGTGCGGTCCCCACGCGCCCGCGCAGCCCCTTCTCACCCAGGCGCTCGCGCAGCACACGTGCCAGCGCCTCGGCGCGAGCCTCCAGCGCAGGGACGCCGAGCGCCTCGTGTCGGACGTGGGCGAGCAGCGCGGGGCCCACCTCGGCCAGGTTGCGCACACGTGTGACGATTCCGTCCGGATGGACGAAGGCGTCGAGCAGGTTGAGCGGCGCCGCCGCGGCGAGGAGCGCGGGTGGTACGAGGAGCGACGCGAGCCAGTGGCCCCCGCGGTTCCCCCCGCGCACGTTCCACTCCGCGTCGAGCAGGAGGGCGGGTAGGGGATCGTGCGCCTGCACGAGACGATCGAGTGCCTCGCGTGCGCGCGTGAGCGCGGGGTCGTGCAGCGGCCGAGGAATACACGGGGGCGTAGCCGGCTTGCAGCATCGCCTCGTTTCGGACGACGAGTGGTGCCTCGAGCTCGTGCAGCCACCCCGCCAGCAGCTCGCGGCTGGGCGCGGCACGACCGCTCTCCACGAAGCTCACGTGGCGTTGCGACACGCCGAGCCTGAGCGCGAGCTGCAGCTGGCTCAGTCGGCGTGCCTTGCGTGCGGCGACGAGGGCACGCCTGAGGGGAGGTGTGTCGTTCGGCATGACGAAATCTTGCCCGCGATGGCGCGACGGCAATGACCTCCGACGTAATTGCCGCGCCGCGCGCGCGGCGTCACCCTGCGGCAACCCTTCCGCGGAGACTGACCATGTCCAGGCGCATCCTGCTCGCGATCCTCCTCCCGTTTGCGGTGCTGAGTGGCATCGCACTCTGGCACCACGGCTTCTGGGGGATCATCGCACCGCACTTCAAGAGCTGGGGGCAGGGCAGGTCTTCGCCGACCTGGTGATCGCTCTCACGCTCGTCATCACCTGGATGTGGCGCGACGCGAAGGCGACGGGGCGCAATCCTCCCTGGGTGGTGGCCACGCTCATCGGTGGCTCGTTTGGCCCGCTCGTGTACCTGCTCACACGGCGCAGCGACACGCGCGCGCGCACTCAGGGAAAACACCCTTAACGCCCCTCGGCGACGGGCATAGCTTCTGGACGTCACGCCCACCGATCGCCCGAGCCATTCGAAGGCCTGTCGCCATGACCGTTCCAGTCGCCAC includes the following:
- a CDS encoding PKD domain-containing protein; the encoded protein is MSVATITPTQFTGAVSAAVEAMRSMQGAMSPDETRQFESKWAPLYDFPTPEAVAYLNALLPLLQEFLALRSSIPMVSAELEAAWREAVMASSYNNESATREALAIAQQQLLLLQSLTRRMADIGQQVDALGDPPDATQAKARVRAHHDSALTVTQQLVPAFRLVPSSVHATVGEPVTFTVQASRLPAAYVIEWSFGDGTKASSRAKSLPHTFAKAGSFAVTAQLVKPSPRAVLATTSGTAVVNAAADGLVWVLQSVEPKLKKMKDDGYDAVGYYIGDHPNTTEHKYTPESHGVRFDVTQFTDVYLPTETRRVTLSSTVRVNFTPPPMRLAVGASFGSTATYSIKQSGDLRAGSLRPPA
- a CDS encoding DNA alkylation repair protein; protein product: MAEPFKHLIKPALVHAAAQQLQRVWPAFDAPRFTALSVRGLESLELKARAMQVADALEATLPDDFAQAAGILEGALAPAESGDNMAGLQLADDGLKGWILWSAGEYVARRGLARPERALQALHAFTQRFTAEFAIRPIIVAHPELAFATLRRWTTDPSAHVRRLVSEGSRPRLPWGLQLKALIADPSPTLPLLSALQDDPSEYVRRSVANHLNDIAKDHPAIVAQWLEEHLKHASDERRALLQHASRTLIKRGDRRVLSAWGLGRDFRGTAALTITPRRVAVGESFTMTLTLRSTARSPQPLVIDYVGHHQKQDGRTSPKVFKGWRVTLPAGGELHLTKRHSMKVVTTRRYYPGKHAVDININGTTGASGHFTLTR